The following proteins are co-located in the Candidatus Zixiibacteriota bacterium genome:
- the tadA gene encoding tRNA adenosine(34) deaminase TadA, protein MHTEDHARFMQIAFREAELAYEKGEVPVGAVVMFENRVIGRGHNLTESMHDATAHAEIIALSAAYSRFKDWRLENCLLVSTLEPCAMCAGAAVLSRIKTIVFGARDPKFGGCGSIFDIPTDRKLNHRIEIVGGVMEAEIATLMQRFFREVRDGKERVN, encoded by the coding sequence ATGCACACCGAGGACCACGCCCGCTTTATGCAGATCGCCTTTCGCGAGGCGGAGCTGGCCTACGAAAAGGGCGAAGTTCCGGTCGGCGCGGTGGTCATGTTCGAGAACCGGGTGATCGGGCGAGGGCATAACCTGACTGAGTCGATGCACGACGCCACTGCCCACGCCGAGATTATCGCGCTCAGCGCCGCCTACTCGCGCTTTAAGGACTGGCGGCTGGAAAACTGCCTACTAGTCTCGACTCTCGAACCGTGCGCCATGTGCGCCGGCGCGGCGGTGCTTTCGCGAATCAAGACAATTGTCTTCGGCGCCCGCGACCCCAAGTTCGGCGGCTGCGGGTCGATATTCGACATACCGACCGACCGAAAACTCAACCACCGGATCGAGATTGTCGGCGGAGTTATGGAAGCGGAGATCGCCACCCTGATGCAGCGGTTTTTTCGCGAGGTCCGCGACGGAAAGGAGCGCGTGAATTGA
- a CDS encoding GNAT family protein has protein sequence MDDKKPAPMTDPGLVGKNIYLRLATAEDVANTHHWYLLSDPAMQSSRARPLRTPAEAAEAYKQKELTADEQLFVIMREKDNRPVGIIRYFGWNHLNRSAELGLLMDPDERRKGHGTEAIRLLARWLFRTRDLNKVYAQTSSLNKAAVGMLEKAGFKRDGTLRHHYFYDGELRDGYSYSLLRYEFD, from the coding sequence ATGGACGATAAGAAGCCCGCGCCGATGACCGATCCCGGATTGGTCGGAAAAAACATCTATCTCAGACTCGCCACCGCTGAGGATGTCGCCAATACTCACCACTGGTACCTCCTGAGCGATCCCGCCATGCAGTCGAGTCGTGCGCGCCCTTTGCGCACGCCTGCCGAGGCGGCGGAGGCGTACAAGCAAAAAGAGCTCACCGCCGACGAACAGCTGTTTGTCATCATGCGAGAGAAAGACAATCGGCCGGTCGGCATCATACGATATTTCGGCTGGAACCATCTCAACCGTTCCGCGGAGCTCGGCCTGCTCATGGACCCGGACGAACGTCGCAAGGGACACGGCACCGAGGCGATACGCCTGCTCGCCCGCTGGCTCTTTCGCACACGCGATCTGAACAAAGTGTACGCACAGACGTCGTCCTTGAATAAGGCCGCGGTCGGCATGCTCGAAAAAGCGGGGTTCAAGCGCGACGGCACCCTGCGGCACCACTATTTCTATGACGGCGAATTGCGCGACGGGTATTCGTACTCCTTGTTGCGGTATGAGTTTGATTGA
- a CDS encoding fibronectin type III domain-containing protein, with protein sequence MARFPRSEAEILALAQELVIGLSNNVAVYPSPPISVMDMATTISAYTTAKNAAVAAQAAAEQATSDKEEALDDSSDAMKAEIRYAENTVNYDDDKLKLIGWAGRAARTDLAAPGQARLLEAPRQGEGWVFPDWKAATDGGKPSAYKVMRRIRPDGPWEDVATAVITEITLVDQERGKEWEYRIVAINKSGEGEPSNTVMAVL encoded by the coding sequence GTGGCAAGATTTCCGAGAAGCGAAGCCGAGATTCTGGCTTTGGCGCAGGAGTTGGTCATCGGGTTGTCCAATAACGTCGCTGTCTATCCCTCACCGCCAATTAGCGTGATGGATATGGCGACGACAATCAGCGCCTACACTACGGCAAAGAACGCCGCAGTAGCGGCGCAGGCGGCGGCGGAACAGGCGACCTCGGATAAAGAAGAGGCGTTGGACGATTCGAGCGACGCCATGAAAGCCGAAATCCGCTACGCCGAGAACACGGTCAACTACGATGACGACAAGCTCAAGCTGATCGGCTGGGCCGGACGTGCGGCCCGCACCGATCTGGCTGCGCCGGGCCAAGCGCGGCTTCTCGAGGCGCCACGGCAGGGTGAGGGCTGGGTTTTCCCCGATTGGAAAGCGGCCACCGACGGCGGCAAACCGAGCGCATACAAGGTCATGCGTCGGATACGTCCCGATGGTCCATGGGAAGATGTCGCAACGGCGGTGATTACGGAGATAACCCTTGTCGACCAGGAACGCGGCAAGGAATGGGAATACCGGATTGTTGCAATCAACAAATCCGGCGAAGGCGAACCCAGCAACACCGTCATGGCGGTGCTGTAA
- a CDS encoding NAD-dependent malic enzyme, with product MKRFEMRVDPLTHEIYYAVPHKGHAVLADPLLNKGQAFPKRERAEFDLDGLLPESVASLEMQTERSYDMFQMKTTDLERYVTLIGLLDRNETVFYAQLVNHLEEMLPVVYTPTVGQACLKLSRIIRRWRGIYISETNVGHIEQILKNVGLPDIALLVATDGQRILGLGDLGADGMGIPIGKISLYVAAAGIHPASTLPVMIDVGTDNERLLNDPLYIGMRHERLAGDAYYDVIERFIQGVKRVFPRALLQWEDFGKQHAATLLNRYHDRILSFNDDIQGTGATAVAALRTAYQITGRRLADERVAVLGFGQAGSGVANALVTLMTTEGGLSQTEARRRIYAVDINGLLLEGDSADPYQINFLQPRAAIADWPVDKTRPPRLEDVVKHARITTLIGLSGVAGAFNDTILRALAQNGERPIVLALSNPTSHSEAAPEAVMAATGGRAFMATGSPFHPVRIPGGRALEISQCNNLYVFPGMGLGAIVCQAQKITHRMFHAASCAISDMVTPEMRAKGNLLPPLKNTREVSYTVAMAVARQAREDGLGMIASDEHLSELIRGAMWTPHYYPYRYTAVD from the coding sequence ATGAAACGGTTCGAAATGCGGGTCGACCCTCTTACCCACGAAATCTACTACGCCGTGCCTCACAAGGGCCACGCCGTGCTGGCCGACCCGCTGCTTAACAAAGGACAAGCATTCCCCAAGCGCGAGCGCGCCGAGTTCGATCTTGACGGATTGCTTCCCGAGTCTGTTGCGTCACTGGAGATGCAGACCGAGCGCAGCTACGACATGTTCCAGATGAAAACAACCGATCTCGAACGGTACGTAACCCTGATCGGGCTGCTCGATCGCAACGAAACCGTGTTCTATGCGCAACTGGTCAATCATCTGGAGGAGATGCTGCCGGTAGTCTATACGCCGACGGTCGGCCAGGCCTGCCTGAAACTTTCGCGCATCATCCGCCGCTGGCGCGGTATCTACATTTCCGAAACCAATGTCGGCCATATCGAGCAGATTTTGAAAAATGTCGGCCTGCCGGATATCGCGCTGCTTGTTGCCACCGACGGCCAGCGCATTCTCGGACTGGGCGACCTCGGCGCCGACGGCATGGGCATACCGATCGGCAAGATCTCGCTTTATGTGGCCGCCGCCGGGATTCATCCGGCGTCGACCCTGCCGGTCATGATCGATGTCGGCACCGACAATGAGCGCCTGCTGAACGACCCGCTCTATATCGGCATGCGCCACGAGCGTCTCGCCGGCGACGCCTACTACGACGTAATTGAACGCTTCATTCAGGGGGTCAAGCGGGTATTCCCGCGCGCGCTGCTTCAGTGGGAAGATTTCGGCAAGCAGCACGCCGCCACGCTGCTGAATCGATATCATGACCGCATACTGAGTTTCAACGACGACATTCAGGGGACGGGCGCCACCGCGGTCGCCGCGCTGCGGACGGCCTACCAGATCACCGGACGACGTCTGGCCGATGAGCGGGTCGCCGTCCTCGGATTCGGGCAGGCCGGCAGCGGTGTGGCCAACGCGCTTGTCACATTGATGACTACCGAAGGCGGCCTGTCGCAAACGGAGGCGCGCCGTAGAATATATGCGGTCGACATCAACGGCCTCCTGCTGGAGGGGGACTCGGCCGATCCGTACCAGATCAATTTCCTTCAGCCGCGCGCCGCAATTGCCGATTGGCCGGTCGACAAAACTCGGCCACCCCGGCTCGAGGACGTCGTCAAACACGCGAGGATCACGACCCTGATCGGCCTGTCAGGTGTCGCCGGCGCCTTCAACGACACGATCCTTCGCGCGCTGGCGCAAAACGGTGAGCGGCCGATTGTGCTCGCACTATCGAACCCGACCTCGCACAGCGAGGCAGCCCCCGAGGCGGTCATGGCGGCCACCGGCGGGCGGGCGTTCATGGCGACCGGCAGCCCGTTTCATCCGGTGAGGATCCCCGGCGGCCGCGCGCTCGAGATTTCGCAATGCAACAACCTCTACGTTTTCCCCGGCATGGGGCTCGGCGCGATTGTCTGCCAGGCACAAAAGATCACGCATCGGATGTTCCATGCCGCGTCGTGCGCGATATCCGACATGGTGACCCCCGAGATGCGCGCCAAAGGAAATCTATTGCCGCCGCTTAAGAACACGCGGGAGGTGTCGTACACGGTGGCGATGGCGGTTGCACGGCAGGCGCGCGAGGACGGCCTGGGGATGATTGCGTCCGACGAGCATCTGTCCGAACTCATCCGTGGCGCGATGTGGACCCCGCACTACTATCCATACCGCTACACGGCGGTCGATTAG